CGAGATCACCACCACCACGCCGCCGCCACCTCCGCCGCCCCCGCCGACCACCACGGAGCCGCCGCCCCCACCACCCCCAGAGACGGTGACGGTGACATCGGAACCGCCGCCGCCACCCCCGCCACCACCACCCCCGCCAGCGACGACGGAGGCACCACCGCCCGTGACCACAACGACAGCTCCGCCGGCCCCGGCCACCACGTCGACGCCGCCGCCCGGACCGCGTCAGGTCACCTACACGGTGACCGGCACCAAGGCGCCCGGCGACATCATCTCGGTGACCTACGTCGACGCCTCGGGCCGGCAGCGCACCCAGCGCAACGTCTACATTCCGTGGTCGCTGACGGTGACACCGATCTCGCAGTCCGACGTCGGCTCGGTGCAGGCCTCCAGCCTGTTCCTGGTGAGCCGGCTGAACTGCTCGATCACCACCAGTGACGGCGTGGTGCTGTCGTCGAACCAGAACAACGCCGCGCAGACGAGTTGCTGATGACTACAGATATAGACACAGAAGACCGCCGCTCACCGGAAACC
This is a stretch of genomic DNA from Mycobacterium sp. ELW1. It encodes these proteins:
- a CDS encoding MmpS family transport accessory protein, translating into MSGPNPPDEESGDRGETPTGTGFEAYSAPESEQYTAGPFIAPDPALYDYDSYEAGTEYIEEPQPPRWPWVVGVTAIVAAIALVVSVSLLVTSTDTNKLATPATTTVKPPPVQDEITTTTPPPPPPPPPTTTEPPPPPPPETVTVTSEPPPPPPPPPPPPATTEAPPPVTTTTAPPAPATTSTPPPGPRQVTYTVTGTKAPGDIISVTYVDASGRQRTQRNVYIPWSLTVTPISQSDVGSVQASSLFLVSRLNCSITTSDGVVLSSNQNNAAQTSC